From Amycolatopsis sp. cg9, one genomic window encodes:
- a CDS encoding lipid-transfer protein, producing MTLSGKAAIAGIGATEFSKDSGRSELRLAAECVSLALADAGLAPSDVDGLVSFTMDGNAEIAVARELGIPELKFFSRIHYGGGAAAATVQQAAMAVATGVADVVVAYRAFNERSGMRFGQVSSAAAGQVNSSGVDNAFHYPMGIATPAATVAMVARRYLHEYGATSEDFGRVAVIDRKHAATNPNAWFHERPITLEQHQASRWVAEPLHLLDCCQESDGGVALVVTSVERARDLAQAPAVIAAAAQGSGPDQYVMTSYYRDDLAALPEMGVVGRQLWGQAGLGPSDVDVAVLYDHFTPYVLMQLEELGFCGRGEAKDFIAGGALELDGALPLNPHGGQLGEAYIHGMNGIAEGVRQLRGTAANQVADAARVLVTAGTGVPTSGLILTGD from the coding sequence GTGACGCTCTCGGGCAAGGCGGCCATCGCCGGGATCGGCGCGACGGAGTTCTCGAAGGACTCCGGGCGCAGCGAACTGCGGCTGGCGGCCGAATGCGTCTCCCTCGCGCTCGCCGACGCCGGGCTGGCACCGTCCGATGTGGACGGGCTGGTGTCGTTCACCATGGACGGCAACGCGGAAATCGCCGTGGCCAGGGAACTCGGCATCCCGGAGCTGAAGTTCTTCAGCCGCATCCATTACGGCGGCGGCGCGGCGGCGGCGACCGTGCAGCAGGCCGCGATGGCCGTGGCGACCGGGGTCGCGGACGTCGTCGTCGCCTACCGGGCGTTCAACGAGCGCTCGGGCATGCGGTTCGGCCAGGTGTCCTCGGCCGCGGCGGGGCAGGTGAACTCGTCTGGGGTGGACAACGCGTTCCACTACCCGATGGGCATCGCGACCCCGGCGGCGACCGTGGCGATGGTGGCGCGGCGGTACCTCCACGAGTACGGCGCGACGAGCGAGGATTTCGGCCGGGTGGCGGTGATCGACCGCAAGCACGCGGCGACCAACCCGAACGCCTGGTTCCACGAGCGGCCGATCACCCTCGAGCAGCACCAGGCGTCGCGCTGGGTGGCCGAGCCGCTGCACCTGCTCGACTGCTGCCAGGAGAGCGACGGCGGGGTCGCGCTGGTCGTCACCAGCGTGGAGCGGGCCCGTGACCTGGCGCAGGCGCCGGCGGTGATCGCCGCGGCGGCCCAGGGGAGCGGACCGGACCAGTACGTGATGACCAGCTACTACCGCGACGACCTGGCCGCGCTGCCGGAGATGGGCGTCGTCGGGCGGCAGCTGTGGGGCCAGGCCGGGCTCGGACCGTCCGATGTGGACGTCGCGGTGCTGTACGACCACTTCACGCCGTACGTCCTGATGCAGCTGGAGGAGCTGGGCTTCTGCGGTCGCGGCGAAGCGAAGGACTTCATCGCCGGCGGCGCGCTGGAACTCGACGGCGCGCTGCCGCTCAACCCGCACGGCGGGCAGCTCGGCGAGGCCTACATCCACGGCATGAACGGCATCGCGGAAGGCGTCCGGCAGCTGCGCGGCACGGCGGCCAACCAGGTCGCGGACGCGGCCCGCGTGCTGGTCACGGCCGGGACGGGCGTGCCGACCAGCGGACTCATCCTGACGGGTGACTGA
- a CDS encoding DUF5134 domain-containing protein, which yields MVVDWALTAVFAALALPCVLRLVRLDYARLGLGVRHGDLAELLLVVAMVAMVSPVGGPIPAAGWQAVLVLTAGWFTVAWWRGRSGAHHALSAAAMFYMVTAMPHPSTHGPWLTMSTMDTRLALPLLAVAAAGYFVADAARTGVIVLRGTELTAGAGQASRALCRAAMGAGMGYLLLASAL from the coding sequence ATGGTCGTCGACTGGGCGCTCACCGCGGTGTTCGCGGCGCTGGCCCTGCCGTGCGTGCTGCGGCTGGTCCGCCTCGACTACGCGCGGCTCGGCCTCGGCGTCCGCCACGGCGACCTGGCCGAGCTGCTGCTGGTGGTGGCCATGGTGGCGATGGTCTCCCCGGTCGGCGGCCCGATCCCGGCGGCGGGCTGGCAGGCGGTTCTGGTGCTGACGGCGGGCTGGTTCACGGTGGCCTGGTGGCGCGGCCGGTCCGGCGCCCACCACGCCCTCTCGGCGGCGGCGATGTTCTACATGGTCACGGCGATGCCGCACCCGAGCACGCACGGCCCGTGGCTGACGATGTCCACAATGGACACCCGACTGGCCCTGCCGCTCCTCGCGGTGGCGGCGGCGGGGTACTTCGTGGCCGACGCGGCCCGCACGGGGGTCATCGTGCTCCGCGGCACGGAGCTGACGGCCGGCGCCGGCCAGGCCTCCCGCGCACTCTGCCGCGCGGCGATGGGCGCCGGCATGGGCTACCTGCTCCTGGCCTCGGCCCTCTGA
- a CDS encoding bifunctional MaoC family dehydratase N-terminal/OB-fold nucleic acid binding domain-containing protein — MTIEETAREIAARGESTPRLARDPVNQAMVNNWVEAIGDTNPVYTDPEFAARSVHKGLVAPPAMAQVWTMGGLNVPRGSDDPLGLMMELLDEAGFTSVVATNSEQTYHRYLRPGERVEARTKLEDVVGPKKTALGEGWFVTTRMTWYVDGEAVAEMMFRVLKFRPPAPKPPAAPVLRPVISKDTEFFWDGLREGELRIQRWGETLRHPPGPMPPDGSLDAEPDYVVASGRGTVFSYVVHHHPPVPGKNLPFVVALVELEEGVRVMAELLEAAPEEVHIGLPVVAAFVRVDDDLTLPAWKVAR, encoded by the coding sequence ATGACCATCGAAGAAACGGCTCGGGAAATCGCCGCCCGAGGGGAAAGCACGCCGCGTCTCGCGCGCGACCCCGTGAACCAGGCCATGGTGAACAACTGGGTCGAAGCGATCGGGGACACCAACCCCGTCTACACCGACCCGGAGTTCGCCGCGCGGAGTGTGCACAAGGGACTCGTCGCGCCCCCCGCGATGGCGCAGGTGTGGACGATGGGCGGGCTCAACGTCCCGCGCGGGAGCGACGACCCGCTCGGCCTGATGATGGAGCTCCTGGACGAAGCCGGGTTCACCTCCGTCGTCGCGACGAACTCCGAGCAGACCTACCACCGCTACCTGCGCCCGGGCGAGCGGGTCGAGGCGCGGACGAAACTGGAAGACGTCGTCGGGCCGAAGAAGACCGCGCTCGGCGAAGGCTGGTTCGTCACCACGCGGATGACCTGGTACGTCGACGGCGAAGCCGTCGCGGAAATGATGTTCCGCGTCCTCAAGTTCCGCCCGCCCGCCCCGAAGCCGCCGGCGGCGCCGGTGCTGCGGCCGGTGATCAGCAAGGACACCGAGTTCTTCTGGGACGGGCTCCGCGAAGGGGAGCTGCGCATCCAGCGCTGGGGCGAAACGCTGCGGCACCCGCCGGGGCCGATGCCGCCGGACGGGTCGCTCGACGCCGAGCCGGACTACGTCGTCGCGAGCGGCCGCGGGACGGTGTTCTCCTACGTCGTGCACCACCACCCGCCGGTGCCGGGCAAGAACCTGCCGTTCGTCGTGGCACTGGTGGAGCTGGAAGAAGGGGTCCGGGTGATGGCGGAGCTGCTCGAAGCCGCGCCGGAAGAAGTCCACATCGGACTGCCGGTGGTGGCGGCGTTCGTCCGGGTCGACGACGACCTGACCCTGCCCGCGTGGAAGGTGGCCCGATGA
- a CDS encoding MaoC/PaaZ C-terminal domain-containing protein — MPINPDVAIGAEIGEVSFAWTSSDVLLYHLALGAGPDELRYTYERDLVVLPTFATVAANLRVFDPPAVSFPGVEIDLAKVLHGKQEITLHGPIPASGKAVARSRVADVYDKGKAAVVVQEVSVTSSAGDPLWTARSSIFARGEGGFGGSRGPSDRIEWPSREPDFVFETPTLPQQALLYRLCGDRNPLHADPEFAGAAGFERPILHGLCTYGIVARVLVNEFLDGDPARVAAFATKFAGVVFPGETLRIRVWREDGRLLVTTSAADRDDAPVLADTVLSTL, encoded by the coding sequence GTGCCCATCAACCCCGACGTCGCGATCGGCGCCGAGATCGGCGAGGTGAGCTTCGCCTGGACGTCGTCGGACGTGCTGCTCTACCACCTGGCGCTGGGGGCGGGCCCGGACGAGCTGCGCTACACCTACGAGCGGGACCTGGTGGTGCTGCCCACGTTCGCGACCGTCGCGGCCAACCTGCGCGTGTTCGACCCGCCGGCGGTGTCGTTCCCCGGCGTGGAGATCGACCTGGCGAAGGTGCTGCACGGCAAGCAGGAGATCACCCTGCACGGGCCGATCCCGGCTTCGGGGAAGGCGGTGGCCCGCTCGCGGGTCGCGGACGTGTACGACAAGGGCAAGGCGGCGGTGGTCGTCCAGGAGGTCTCGGTCACGTCGTCGGCGGGCGATCCACTGTGGACGGCCCGGTCGAGCATCTTCGCCCGCGGCGAGGGCGGGTTCGGCGGCTCGCGCGGTCCGTCGGATCGCATCGAGTGGCCTTCGCGTGAGCCGGACTTCGTTTTCGAGACGCCGACGCTGCCGCAGCAGGCGCTGCTGTACCGGCTGTGCGGCGACCGCAACCCGCTGCACGCCGACCCCGAGTTCGCCGGGGCCGCGGGCTTCGAGCGGCCGATCCTGCACGGGCTGTGCACGTACGGGATCGTCGCGCGGGTGCTGGTGAACGAGTTCCTCGACGGCGACCCGGCCCGCGTGGCGGCGTTCGCGACGAAGTTCGCCGGGGTCGTGTTCCCCGGCGAGACGCTGCGGATCCGGGTGTGGCGCGAGGACGGCCGGCTGCTGGTCACGACGTCGGCGGCCGACCGGGACGACGCCCCGGTACTGGCGGACACGGTGCTGTCCACGCTCTGA
- a CDS encoding riboflavin kinase — MPEYFVVRGTVESGDKRGRELGFPTANIALRDQDGSLGDGVWAGWAGRADGSRIPAAISVGRRPTYYGADGYRLLEAHLLDFTGDLYDETLVVWLGSHLRDQEKYSSAEDLITALKNDIATAAQWTLEHPAASLPEPGESPLGEVRRLTS, encoded by the coding sequence ATGCCGGAATACTTCGTGGTGCGGGGAACGGTCGAATCGGGCGACAAGCGCGGCCGCGAGCTGGGCTTTCCCACGGCCAACATCGCCCTGCGCGACCAGGACGGCTCCCTCGGCGACGGCGTCTGGGCAGGCTGGGCCGGCCGCGCCGACGGCTCCCGCATCCCGGCCGCGATCTCGGTCGGCCGCCGCCCGACGTACTACGGCGCGGACGGCTACCGCCTGCTGGAGGCCCACCTGCTGGACTTCACCGGCGACCTCTACGACGAGACGCTGGTGGTGTGGCTCGGCTCGCACCTGCGCGACCAGGAGAAGTACTCCTCGGCCGAGGACCTGATCACGGCGCTGAAGAACGACATCGCGACGGCGGCCCAGTGGACCCTCGAGCACCCGGCCGCTTCCCTGCCGGAACCGGGCGAAAGCCCCCTGGGCGAAGTCCGCCGCCTCACGAGCTGA
- a CDS encoding 2Fe-2S iron-sulfur cluster-binding protein codes for MAERVYTLTVADVVVETPDARSVVFEIPPEHASAFSYRAGQFLTLKIPSDRTGSVARCYSLSSAPHENRVQVTVKRTDGGYGSSWVCSSLEPGMRVDVLAPAGVFCPASVDEDFLLFAGGSGITPVMAILKTALETGSGRVVLVYANRDERSVIFAGELASLAKRYGDRLVVVHWLESVQGLPDVSQLRGLASAYTSHEAFLCGPAPFMAAVREALGQLGVPRDRVHVEKFTSLTGNPFEAAPDEEPAPASDEAPASLTVSLDGDTRSTAWPRQRKLLDHLLEQGMDAPYSCREGQCSACACRVVSGEVKMLHNEVLDAEDMADGIVLACQSLPVTDDVSISYE; via the coding sequence ATGGCTGAGCGGGTCTACACGCTGACCGTCGCCGACGTCGTCGTCGAGACGCCGGACGCGCGGTCGGTGGTCTTCGAGATCCCGCCCGAGCACGCTTCGGCTTTTTCCTACCGGGCCGGGCAGTTCCTGACGCTGAAGATCCCCAGCGACCGCACCGGTTCGGTGGCGCGGTGCTACTCGCTCTCGAGCGCGCCGCACGAGAACCGCGTGCAGGTGACGGTCAAGCGCACCGACGGCGGGTACGGGTCGAGCTGGGTGTGCTCGTCGCTGGAGCCGGGCATGCGGGTCGACGTGCTCGCGCCGGCGGGGGTGTTCTGCCCGGCGTCGGTGGACGAGGACTTCCTGCTGTTCGCCGGCGGCAGCGGGATCACGCCGGTGATGGCGATCCTGAAAACGGCGCTGGAGACCGGTTCCGGGCGGGTCGTGCTGGTCTACGCGAACCGCGACGAGCGTTCGGTCATCTTCGCGGGCGAGCTGGCGTCGCTGGCGAAGCGGTACGGCGACCGCCTCGTCGTCGTGCACTGGCTGGAGAGCGTCCAGGGCCTGCCGGACGTCTCCCAGCTGCGCGGGCTGGCGTCCGCGTACACGTCCCACGAGGCTTTCCTGTGCGGGCCGGCGCCGTTCATGGCGGCCGTGCGGGAGGCGCTCGGGCAGCTCGGGGTGCCGCGGGACCGGGTGCACGTCGAGAAGTTCACGTCGCTGACGGGGAACCCGTTCGAAGCCGCTCCGGACGAAGAGCCTGCGCCGGCTTCGGACGAGGCACCGGCGTCGCTCACCGTCTCACTGGACGGCGACACGCGGTCGACGGCCTGGCCGCGGCAGCGGAAACTGCTGGACCACCTGCTGGAGCAGGGCATGGACGCGCCGTACTCCTGCCGCGAGGGACAATGCAGCGCGTGCGCGTGCCGGGTCGTCTCGGGCGAGGTGAAGATGCTGCACAACGAGGTCCTCGACGCCGAGGACATGGCGGACGGCATCGTGCTGGCCTGCCAGTCGCTCCCGGTCACCGACGACGTCTCGATCAGCTACGAGTAG
- a CDS encoding Rieske 2Fe-2S domain-containing protein: MTQESVRTIYAGEPPTRFARGWHCLGLAERFRDGKPHAVTAFGTKLVVFADSKGELNVLDGYCRHMGGDLTQGSVKGDEVACPFHDWRWNGKGKCVSIPYAKRVPLRARTRSWTASEQNGQLMVWHDPEGNPPPAELAIPRIEAAHSDEWSNWTWDEIFIDGSNCREIIDNVVDMAHFFYIHYAYPTYFKNVFEGHIATQYLNTKGRPDMGMASNYGGEDNLLRSEASYFGPSYMINKLVNSFQGYEIESVLINCHYPVTPTSFVLQYGMKVKKQHGLTDEHADKIAAKLAKGIGAGFLQDVEIWKHKTQIDNPLLCEEDGPVYQLRRWYQQFYVDAADVTEDMTRRFEFEVDTSKANEAWAAEVAENLARQQTEAEV, from the coding sequence ATGACGCAGGAGTCCGTACGCACGATCTACGCCGGCGAGCCGCCGACCCGGTTCGCCCGCGGCTGGCACTGCCTCGGCCTGGCCGAGCGGTTCCGCGACGGGAAACCCCACGCGGTCACGGCGTTCGGCACGAAGCTCGTGGTCTTCGCCGACTCGAAGGGCGAGCTGAACGTCCTCGACGGCTACTGCCGGCACATGGGCGGGGACCTCACCCAGGGCTCGGTCAAGGGTGACGAGGTCGCGTGCCCGTTCCACGACTGGCGCTGGAACGGCAAGGGCAAGTGCGTCTCGATCCCCTACGCCAAGCGGGTTCCGCTGCGCGCGCGGACGCGATCGTGGACGGCGTCGGAGCAGAACGGCCAGCTCATGGTGTGGCACGACCCGGAGGGCAACCCGCCGCCGGCGGAGCTGGCCATCCCGCGGATCGAGGCCGCCCACAGCGACGAGTGGAGCAACTGGACCTGGGACGAGATCTTCATCGACGGCTCCAACTGCCGGGAGATCATCGACAACGTCGTCGACATGGCCCACTTCTTCTACATCCACTACGCCTACCCGACGTACTTCAAGAACGTCTTCGAAGGCCACATCGCCACGCAGTACCTCAACACCAAGGGCCGCCCGGACATGGGGATGGCCTCGAACTACGGCGGCGAGGACAACCTGCTGCGCTCGGAGGCGTCGTACTTCGGGCCGTCCTACATGATCAACAAGCTGGTGAACTCGTTCCAGGGCTACGAAATCGAGAGCGTGCTCATCAACTGCCACTACCCGGTCACGCCGACGTCGTTCGTGCTGCAGTACGGCATGAAGGTCAAGAAGCAGCACGGGCTCACCGACGAGCACGCCGACAAGATCGCGGCGAAGCTGGCCAAGGGCATCGGCGCCGGCTTCCTTCAGGACGTCGAGATCTGGAAGCACAAGACGCAGATCGACAACCCGCTGCTGTGCGAAGAGGACGGTCCGGTCTACCAGCTTCGCCGCTGGTACCAGCAGTTCTACGTCGACGCGGCCGACGTCACCGAGGACATGACCCGGCGCTTCGAGTTCGAAGTGGACACTTCGAAGGCCAACGAGGCGTGGGCGGCCGAGGTGGCGGAGAACCTGGCCCGGCAGCAGACCGAGGCGGAAGTGTGA
- a CDS encoding acyl-CoA dehydrogenase family protein yields MHVELTAAQKDLRAELREYFAGLISPEERREMRRERHGPVFREIVRRMGRDGRLGVGWPAEYGGQGFGEIEQHLFVDEAARADVQLPSVTLQTVGPTLQQFGTDEQKSFFLPKILAGEIHFAIGYTEPEAGTDLAALRTTAVRDGDEYVVDGQKIFTTGGHDADYIWLAVRTAPDAPRHKGISILIVDTSDPGYSWTPIITCDGAHHVNATYYSDVRVPVNRLVGKENEGWRLITTQLNHERVMLGPAGRIGGMYDRVRAWAAAHGLLDLADVRAVLAEAMAVTRVNELLNWQVAVSSATAPVGVGDASATKVFSSEVIQRIGRNLDELVARHGDPADPDTAELADWLDVSAKRNIVLTFGGGVSEIQRELIASIGLGLPRVPR; encoded by the coding sequence ATGCACGTCGAACTGACCGCGGCGCAGAAGGATCTGCGCGCGGAGCTCCGGGAGTACTTCGCCGGGCTCATCAGCCCCGAAGAACGCCGGGAGATGCGGCGCGAGCGGCACGGGCCGGTGTTCCGCGAGATCGTCCGCCGGATGGGCCGCGACGGGCGGCTCGGCGTCGGCTGGCCGGCGGAGTACGGCGGGCAGGGCTTCGGCGAGATCGAGCAGCACCTGTTCGTCGACGAGGCCGCGCGCGCCGACGTCCAGCTGCCGTCGGTGACGCTGCAGACCGTCGGGCCGACGCTGCAGCAGTTCGGCACCGACGAGCAGAAGTCCTTCTTCCTGCCGAAGATCCTGGCCGGCGAGATCCACTTCGCGATCGGCTACACCGAGCCGGAGGCGGGCACCGACCTCGCGGCGCTGCGGACGACGGCGGTGCGCGACGGCGACGAGTACGTCGTCGACGGCCAGAAGATCTTCACCACCGGCGGCCACGACGCCGACTACATCTGGCTCGCGGTCCGGACAGCGCCCGACGCGCCGAGGCACAAGGGCATCTCGATCCTCATCGTGGACACGAGCGACCCGGGCTATTCGTGGACGCCGATCATCACCTGCGACGGCGCCCACCACGTGAACGCGACGTACTACTCGGACGTCCGCGTGCCGGTGAACCGCCTGGTGGGCAAGGAGAACGAGGGCTGGCGGCTGATCACCACGCAGCTCAACCACGAGCGCGTGATGCTCGGGCCGGCCGGGCGCATCGGCGGGATGTACGACCGCGTGCGCGCCTGGGCCGCCGCCCACGGCCTGCTCGACCTCGCCGACGTCCGGGCCGTGCTGGCCGAGGCCATGGCGGTGACGCGGGTGAACGAGCTGCTGAACTGGCAGGTCGCGGTGTCCTCGGCGACCGCGCCGGTCGGTGTCGGGGACGCGTCGGCGACCAAGGTGTTCAGCTCCGAGGTGATCCAGCGGATCGGCCGGAACCTCGACGAGCTCGTCGCCCGCCACGGTGATCCGGCCGACCCGGACACCGCCGAGCTGGCGGACTGGCTGGACGTCTCGGCGAAGCGCAACATCGTGCTGACCTTCGGCGGCGGCGTCAGCGAAATCCAACGGGAGCTGATCGCGTCGATCGGCCTTGGCCTGCCGAGGGTGCCGCGATGA
- a CDS encoding MaoC family dehydratase — MTVAEGTELPPLTIEATPTFVVSTALATRDFQDVHHDRDAAVARGSKDIFLNILTDTGLVQRFVSDWAGPEALIRSVKIRLGVPCYAYDTLTFTGRVVSADGNDVVVAVSGVDSLGEHVAGTVEVTLP; from the coding sequence ATGACCGTCGCCGAAGGAACGGAACTGCCGCCGCTGACGATCGAGGCGACGCCGACGTTCGTCGTCAGCACGGCGCTGGCCACCCGCGACTTCCAGGACGTGCACCACGACCGGGACGCGGCGGTGGCGCGCGGCTCGAAGGACATCTTCCTCAACATCCTCACCGACACCGGCCTGGTGCAGCGGTTCGTCTCGGACTGGGCCGGCCCGGAGGCGCTCATCCGCTCGGTCAAGATCCGGCTCGGCGTGCCGTGCTACGCCTACGACACCTTGACCTTCACCGGCCGGGTGGTGTCCGCCGACGGCAACGACGTCGTCGTGGCGGTGTCCGGAGTGGACTCACTCGGCGAGCACGTCGCCGGCACCGTGGAGGTGACCCTGCCGTGA
- a CDS encoding acyl-CoA dehydrogenase family protein, with protein sequence MDFTLDDTQSEIAALAAKVLGAEDDPWRALAGAGLLALALPADLEGDGLGVAEVAQVLTEVGRAAAPVPAYAALALGVLPVETLGTPAQRAELLPPVAAGEALLTAALHEPSAPLTAEPAATARAANGKWLISGVKTAVPYAAEATRILTPVTTPHGTAVYLVDPRADGVTLVPTRNSAGTPECTVRLDDVAVEETDLLFDRGAVAALHRFALAGALALGDGLLAGALALTVKHVGERAQFGRPLATFQAVAGQIADVYVAARTVHLAVTSAVWRLAAGLDADAELDVAAYWVAEEAPKALATCHHLHGGVGVDETYPLHRYSSAVKDLGRALGGAAHRLGKLGERVAG encoded by the coding sequence GTGGACTTCACCCTTGACGATACGCAGAGCGAGATCGCCGCACTCGCCGCGAAAGTGCTCGGCGCCGAAGACGATCCGTGGCGCGCCCTCGCCGGCGCGGGTCTGCTGGCGCTCGCGCTGCCCGCGGACCTCGAGGGCGACGGCCTGGGCGTCGCGGAGGTCGCGCAGGTCCTGACCGAGGTCGGCCGGGCCGCCGCGCCGGTGCCCGCGTACGCCGCGCTGGCGCTGGGCGTCCTGCCGGTCGAGACGCTCGGCACGCCCGCCCAGCGCGCGGAACTCCTGCCGCCGGTCGCGGCCGGGGAAGCGCTGCTCACCGCGGCGCTGCACGAGCCGTCCGCCCCGCTCACCGCCGAGCCCGCCGCGACCGCGCGCGCGGCGAACGGGAAGTGGCTGATCAGCGGCGTGAAGACGGCGGTCCCGTACGCCGCCGAAGCCACCCGGATCCTCACGCCGGTGACGACCCCGCACGGCACCGCCGTCTACCTGGTCGACCCGCGCGCCGACGGCGTCACGCTCGTCCCCACGCGGAACTCGGCCGGGACACCGGAGTGCACCGTGCGGCTCGACGACGTCGCCGTCGAGGAGACCGACCTCCTCTTCGACCGGGGCGCGGTCGCGGCGCTGCACCGGTTCGCGCTGGCCGGCGCGCTCGCGCTCGGCGACGGCCTGCTGGCCGGAGCCCTCGCGCTCACCGTCAAGCACGTCGGCGAACGCGCCCAGTTCGGCCGCCCGCTGGCGACCTTCCAGGCGGTGGCGGGCCAGATCGCCGACGTCTACGTCGCCGCGCGGACCGTGCACCTCGCCGTGACGTCCGCGGTGTGGCGGCTGGCCGCCGGCCTCGACGCGGATGCCGAACTGGACGTCGCCGCCTACTGGGTCGCCGAGGAAGCCCCGAAGGCGCTCGCGACCTGCCACCACCTGCACGGCGGTGTCGGCGTCGACGAAACGTACCCGCTGCACCGGTATTCGTCGGCGGTCAAGGATCTCGGCCGGGCGCTCGGCGGTGCCGCGCACCGGCTCGGCAAGCTCGGCGAACGAGTGGCGGGGTGA
- the kstD gene encoding 3-oxosteroid 1-dehydrogenase: MTEQFDVVVVGSGAAGMTAALAAAHHGLSVVVLEKAACFGGSTARSGGGVWLPGNHALRAAGIDEPPERAREYLASIVGDVVPAVRRDTFLAHGPEVLKFVCDHTPLEFRWVRDYSDYHPEAPGGRPGGRSVEPAAFDGKLLGAELAHLEPPYSAPPLGVPITQADYRWLSLLARHPRGSLRLLSLGRQWLVGKLRGQRLLSMGQALAAGLRVGLARAGVEVRLNTPLVDLRAEGGRVTGVVTPGGVVGARRGVILASGGFEQNLEMREKYQRAPIGVDWTVGAAANTGDGISAGSQLGAALDLMDDAWWGPSLPLTGGPWFALAERSRPRSIMVDARGERFVNESAPYVEAVHAMYGEGDGPGEHIPTWLVFDQRYKDRYMFTGIGPRQPLPGRWFKAGIAAKSSTLAGLAAKIEVPAEALEATVTRFNGFARNGVDEDFHRGVSKYDHYYGDPRNKPNPSLGPLDKAPYYAVKIVPGDLGTKGGLRTDEHARVLREDGSVVPGLSAAGNVSAAVMGRTYAGPGATIGPAMVFGYLAATRLANEDQGTTGGER, encoded by the coding sequence ATGACGGAGCAGTTCGACGTCGTCGTGGTCGGCAGCGGCGCCGCCGGGATGACCGCCGCGCTGGCCGCGGCCCACCACGGCCTCAGCGTCGTGGTCCTGGAGAAGGCGGCCTGTTTCGGCGGCTCGACCGCCCGCTCCGGCGGCGGGGTCTGGCTGCCGGGCAACCACGCGCTGCGGGCCGCGGGGATCGACGAACCCCCCGAACGGGCCCGTGAGTACCTGGCATCGATCGTCGGCGACGTCGTCCCGGCCGTCCGGCGCGACACGTTCCTGGCGCACGGGCCCGAGGTGCTGAAGTTCGTGTGCGACCACACCCCGCTGGAGTTCCGGTGGGTCCGCGACTACAGCGACTACCACCCGGAAGCCCCGGGCGGGCGGCCCGGCGGGCGCTCGGTCGAGCCGGCCGCCTTCGACGGCAAGCTGCTCGGCGCGGAGCTGGCCCACCTCGAGCCGCCCTACAGCGCTCCCCCGCTCGGCGTGCCGATCACGCAGGCCGACTACCGCTGGCTGAGCCTCCTCGCGCGGCACCCCCGCGGCAGCCTCCGGCTGTTGTCGCTCGGCCGGCAGTGGCTCGTCGGGAAGCTGCGCGGGCAGCGGCTGCTGAGCATGGGGCAAGCGCTTGCGGCCGGCCTGCGGGTGGGCCTGGCCAGGGCGGGCGTCGAGGTCCGGCTGAACACGCCGCTGGTCGATCTCCGGGCCGAGGGCGGCCGCGTCACCGGCGTCGTCACGCCCGGCGGCGTCGTCGGGGCCCGGCGGGGAGTGATCCTCGCCAGCGGCGGGTTCGAGCAGAACCTCGAGATGCGCGAGAAGTACCAGCGCGCGCCGATCGGCGTCGACTGGACCGTCGGCGCCGCCGCCAACACCGGCGACGGCATCAGCGCCGGCAGCCAGCTCGGCGCGGCGCTCGACCTGATGGACGACGCCTGGTGGGGGCCGTCGCTGCCGCTCACCGGCGGCCCGTGGTTCGCGCTGGCCGAACGGTCGCGGCCGCGCAGCATCATGGTCGACGCGCGCGGCGAGCGGTTCGTCAACGAGTCCGCGCCCTACGTCGAGGCCGTGCACGCGATGTACGGCGAAGGCGACGGGCCCGGCGAGCACATCCCGACCTGGCTGGTGTTCGACCAGCGCTACAAGGACCGGTACATGTTCACCGGCATCGGGCCGCGCCAGCCGCTGCCCGGCCGCTGGTTCAAGGCCGGGATCGCGGCGAAGTCGTCGACGCTGGCCGGGCTGGCGGCGAAGATCGAGGTACCGGCCGAAGCGCTCGAAGCCACGGTGACGCGGTTCAACGGCTTCGCGCGCAACGGCGTCGACGAGGACTTCCACCGCGGGGTCAGCAAGTACGACCACTACTACGGCGACCCGCGCAACAAACCCAACCCCAGCCTCGGACCGCTCGACAAAGCGCCGTACTACGCGGTCAAGATCGTGCCGGGCGACCTGGGCACCAAGGGCGGGCTGCGCACCGACGAACACGCGCGCGTGCTGCGCGAGGACGGCTCGGTGGTGCCCGGGCTGTCCGCCGCGGGCAACGTCAGCGCGGCCGTGATGGGCCGGACCTACGCCGGACCGGGCGCGACCATCGGCCCGGCCATGGTGTTCGGCTACCTTGCGGCGACGCGGCTGGCGAACGAAGATCAGGGCACCACGGGAGGCGAACGATGA